A window from Solanum stenotomum isolate F172 chromosome 7, ASM1918654v1, whole genome shotgun sequence encodes these proteins:
- the LOC125871298 gene encoding uncharacterized protein LOC125871298, which produces MKASNINKSGMFRIRAFNTDHTFPLKDKVYSQKHATNMLIGGIVKPKLVDHKRKYTPSDIRSDVKIYLGVDVNYSLAWSAKEKALISFRGTTVASYSKLPAYLYMMDITYPGSHIRLKKTNKNEFLYLFVALNNCIQGFDRCRPVIVIDGSHLRGPYNGTFVAASTMDGAV; this is translated from the exons ATGAAAGCATCAAATATCAACAAGTCTGGAATGTTTAGGATCCGAGCATTTAATACAGATCATACTTTTCCTTTGAAGGATAAAGTGTATTCACAAAAACATGCGACAAACATGCTGATTGGTGGTATTGTTAAGCCTAAGCTTGTTGATCACAAGAGAAAATATACACCTTCTGATATTCGGAGTGATGTAAAGATATATTTGGGAGTTGATGTAAATTACTCGTTGGCTTGGAGTGCTAAAGAAAAGGCTCTGATTTCATTCAGGGGCACCACAGTTGCATCTTACAGTAAACTTCCAGCATACTTGTATATGATGGATATTACATATCCAGGCTCGCATATACGTctaaagaaaacaaacaaaaatgagTTCTTGTATCTTTTTGTTGCGTTGAATAATTGTATACAAGGCTTTGATCGTTGCAGGCCTGTCATAGTTATTGATGGAAGTCACCTAAGAGGACCATATAATGGAACATTTGTGGCTGCAAGTACAATGGATGGAGCAG TTTGA
- the LOC125870995 gene encoding uncharacterized protein LOC125870995, with amino-acid sequence MSERNKIIDLYIHLFQVGFQRGLDEWRQAHPISDADSTSSSDITSIWTNVGGGVKKGRVYGLGAQPSSLHPSSLLSGASTSQSSEEMEAMRRQISELTERLQSSEANFAKVQKFMEKHMAESDESEGTDFDEE; translated from the coding sequence ATGTCTGAAAGAAATAAGattattgatttatatatacatttatttcAGGTTGGATTTCAGAGAGGCTTGGATGAATGGCGTCAAGCACATCCTATTTCAGATGCGGATTCCACATCATCTAGTGATATTACATCAATATGGACAAATGTGGGAGGAGGTGTTAAGAAAGGTAGAGTTTACGGGCTTGGAGCACAACCTTCCTCGTTACATCCATCATCATTATTGTCTGGTGCTTCTACTTCTCAATCTTCGGAAGAAATGGAAGCAATGCGAAGACAAATTTCAGAGCTTACAGAACGACTTCAATCATCTGAAGCTAACTTTGCTAAAGTGCAGAAATTCATGGAGAAACATATGGCTGAATCTGATGAAAGTGAAGGGACCGACTTTGATGAAGAGTAG